One stretch of Acidobacteriota bacterium DNA includes these proteins:
- the efp gene encoding elongation factor P, which produces MAIPATQLRPGMIIKHNNDLHTVFSVEHRTPGNLRAFIQAKLRNLRTGAMFEHRFRSPDPIEKIVVDEVDMEFLYNDGDDYYFMNTETYEQTHLKRNTLGDAVEYLTPNLQIKVEFYDNKPVGIELPQTVELTVVETEPGLKSATASSVTKPAKLETGLVVQVPPFINEGEKIRVDTAEGAYLSRA; this is translated from the coding sequence ATGGCGATTCCAGCAACACAGCTGCGTCCGGGCATGATCATCAAGCACAACAACGATCTGCACACAGTGTTTAGCGTTGAGCACCGCACTCCGGGCAATTTGCGCGCCTTTATCCAAGCCAAGTTGCGCAACTTGCGCACCGGCGCTATGTTCGAGCACCGCTTTCGTTCACCCGATCCGATCGAGAAAATCGTCGTCGACGAAGTCGATATGGAGTTCCTGTACAACGACGGCGACGATTATTACTTCATGAACACCGAGACGTACGAGCAGACGCACCTCAAGCGGAACACATTAGGCGACGCTGTTGAGTATCTGACACCGAATCTCCAGATTAAGGTGGAGTTCTACGACAACAAGCCTGTGGGCATCGAATTACCTCAGACAGTTGAGTTGACAGTAGTTGAGACGGAACCGGGACTGAAGAGCGCCACTGCCAGTAGCGTAACCAAGCCGGCAAAGCTCGAAACCGGTCTCGTGGTGCAAGTGCCGCCGTTTATCAATGAGGGCGAAAAGATTCGGGTGGATACGGCTGAAGGAGCGTATCTGTCGCGAGCGTAG
- a CDS encoding ABC transporter permease, translating to MNKMIVSNLVHRPIRSLISIFAIAIEVTLMLVIVGLMFGMLNDNKERQAGIGADAFVRPPGSSAIMSASGAPASVKIADILSKLPHVTAVAPVLLQAVTGGSIETIYGINLATWNKLGSPFRYLSGGPFQGQDDIIVDDYFANSAHLKVGGKTTVLAHDFRVSGIVEHGKGGRKFLPLATLQELTGAQGKASIFYVRLDDPKKNYGEFKEDVAKVPGMSKYVVTSTEEWLSLVTPERLPGFSITVRVVIGIAVCIGFIVIFQSMYTAVMERTREIGILKSLGASKAYIVNVIVRETVILAIAGILLGIFISYATQSALLARFPTIRVQVGAESWVWKSSIIAIVGAMIGALYPAFKAAQKDPIDALAYE from the coding sequence ATGAATAAGATGATCGTCTCGAACCTGGTGCACCGGCCCATTCGGTCGCTGATCAGCATCTTTGCGATTGCGATCGAGGTGACGCTCATGCTTGTGATCGTCGGCCTCATGTTCGGCATGCTCAACGACAACAAGGAGCGACAGGCCGGCATTGGGGCTGATGCATTCGTACGTCCGCCAGGCTCCTCCGCGATTATGAGTGCGAGTGGCGCCCCTGCCTCGGTGAAGATTGCAGACATCCTCAGCAAACTTCCCCATGTAACAGCAGTTGCTCCAGTGCTGCTCCAGGCGGTCACTGGGGGAAGCATTGAGACGATTTATGGTATCAATTTGGCGACGTGGAACAAATTGGGATCGCCTTTTCGGTACCTTTCTGGTGGACCATTTCAAGGGCAAGACGACATCATTGTGGACGACTACTTTGCGAACTCAGCTCATTTAAAAGTTGGCGGTAAGACCACAGTTTTAGCGCACGATTTCCGAGTTTCGGGAATCGTGGAACACGGTAAAGGCGGACGTAAATTCCTTCCACTCGCAACTCTGCAGGAGCTTACAGGGGCTCAAGGCAAGGCATCGATTTTCTATGTGAGGCTTGATGATCCAAAGAAGAACTATGGCGAGTTCAAAGAGGACGTCGCGAAAGTTCCGGGAATGAGCAAGTATGTCGTGACCTCTACGGAGGAGTGGTTGAGCTTGGTGACACCTGAACGTTTGCCGGGGTTCTCCATTACCGTCAGAGTTGTGATCGGGATCGCGGTCTGCATCGGCTTCATTGTGATCTTTCAGTCGATGTACACCGCAGTCATGGAACGAACGCGCGAAATCGGGATTCTTAAATCGCTTGGAGCCTCAAAGGCATACATCGTGAACGTCATCGTTCGCGAGACAGTCATTCTTGCGATTGCTGGCATTCTCCTAGGCATTTTCATCAGCTATGCGACACAGTCAGCACTGCTCGCAAGGTTCCCAACTATTCGTGTGCAAGTAGGAGCCGAGAGCTGGGTATGGAAATCATCTATTATCGCAATAGTCGGCGCTATGATCGGAGCACTCTATCCTGCATTCAAGGCGGCCCAAAAAGACCCAATCGACGCTCTGGCTTATGAATAG
- a CDS encoding sugar ABC transporter substrate-binding protein encodes MQMLARLALIAFLVATLSSITGCGYHNDKEKYYLVAVNVQLPYWQAAASGIRRGTHEMGVQSQFSGPDSYDAQAEVQAFRQAVAAKPAGILVSPADPKLMAPEIDRAIEQGVAVITVDSDAPLSKRLFYVGTNNLAAGELGARVAIRKTNGKGNFIVFTMPGQANLDERLDGYRKAFAAHPEMKIVQVVDIHGQPTSAFDAAEVSLGKKGADKIEGYLCLEASAGKEVAEVMRRYKATDRVIVAFDTDQETLDAVRDGTIAATIAQKPATMTYIGTMMLDNIHHNLKESINRYWVNDPYAPVPAYVDTGVTLIDQSNLDDFIKARDAAASNK; translated from the coding sequence ATGCAGATGCTAGCCAGGTTGGCTCTTATAGCTTTTCTTGTCGCAACGCTATCGTCAATCACTGGCTGCGGTTATCACAACGACAAGGAAAAGTATTATTTAGTTGCAGTTAACGTTCAGCTGCCTTATTGGCAAGCTGCGGCGTCAGGCATTCGTCGTGGGACCCATGAAATGGGCGTACAGAGCCAATTCTCAGGTCCCGACAGCTATGACGCACAGGCCGAGGTGCAAGCCTTTCGACAAGCTGTGGCGGCTAAGCCGGCAGGCATTCTTGTCTCCCCCGCCGATCCTAAGCTCATGGCTCCCGAGATCGATCGAGCCATTGAGCAAGGTGTGGCAGTGATCACCGTAGATTCCGACGCGCCATTGAGCAAGCGACTGTTCTATGTCGGCACGAACAATTTGGCCGCCGGCGAATTGGGCGCGCGCGTTGCCATCAGGAAAACCAACGGAAAAGGGAACTTCATCGTCTTCACCATGCCGGGGCAGGCCAATCTCGATGAACGCCTGGATGGTTACCGCAAAGCCTTTGCCGCGCATCCGGAGATGAAGATCGTTCAGGTGGTCGATATCCATGGCCAGCCCACATCGGCCTTCGATGCTGCCGAGGTCTCATTGGGGAAGAAGGGAGCCGACAAAATTGAGGGATATTTGTGCCTGGAAGCTTCCGCCGGCAAAGAAGTAGCGGAGGTGATGCGCCGATATAAAGCCACAGATCGCGTGATTGTGGCTTTCGACACCGATCAGGAGACGCTAGATGCGGTACGCGATGGCACCATCGCCGCAACGATCGCGCAGAAGCCCGCAACGATGACCTACATCGGAACCATGATGCTCGACAATATCCATCACAATCTGAAGGAATCGATTAATCGATATTGGGTTAATGATCCCTACGCTCCCGTTCCGGCATACGTGGACACTGGAGTTACACTCATCGACCAAAGCAATCTGGACGATTTCATCAAGGCACGCGATGCAGCTGCCAGCAATAAGTAA
- a CDS encoding adenine phosphoribosyltransferase: MNCDHLKKLIREVPDFPKPGILFYDITTLLKDKVGFATLIDALSAHYMEKDIDLVLGIEARGFIFGPALAYRLNAGFVPVRKPKKLPAETAKVTYQLEYGSDSLEIHKDAIQPGQRVIIVDDLLATGGTCAATVQLAKSLGGSIAGLAFVVELDFLNGKEKLKEYDVFSLLHYSS, from the coding sequence ATCAATTGCGATCATTTGAAGAAGCTTATTCGCGAAGTTCCTGACTTTCCCAAACCAGGCATACTCTTCTACGACATCACGACGCTGCTCAAGGACAAGGTCGGCTTCGCCACGCTTATCGACGCGCTTTCCGCACACTACATGGAGAAGGACATCGATCTTGTGCTGGGAATCGAGGCGCGCGGCTTCATTTTCGGTCCGGCGCTCGCATATCGCCTAAATGCGGGCTTTGTGCCGGTACGCAAACCGAAGAAGCTTCCCGCCGAGACCGCCAAGGTTACATATCAACTTGAGTACGGCAGCGATTCCCTGGAGATTCACAAAGACGCAATCCAACCGGGACAAAGAGTCATTATCGTGGACGATCTGCTAGCCACCGGCGGAACCTGCGCGGCGACGGTTCAGCTAGCCAAATCTCTTGGCGGAAGCATTGCCGGTTTGGCCTTTGTCGTCGAGCTGGACTTCCTGAATGGGAAAGAGAAGCTCAAAGAGTACGATGTCTTTTCGCTGCTGCACTATAGCTCCTAA
- a CDS encoding acylphosphatase, whose amino-acid sequence MTRRYVVTGRVQGVGFRWFVEREASAVGIRGWVRNTDNGTVEVLASGTADQLARLRRSLERGPRASRVDEVQEFEEAREIRETSFRIEGAW is encoded by the coding sequence ATGACTCGTCGCTATGTAGTTACCGGACGCGTTCAGGGAGTTGGGTTCCGCTGGTTTGTGGAACGTGAGGCTTCTGCTGTGGGTATACGTGGATGGGTGCGCAATACTGATAATGGCACTGTCGAGGTACTTGCGAGTGGCACGGCGGATCAGCTTGCGCGATTGCGCCGATCGCTTGAAAGAGGTCCGCGCGCATCGCGCGTGGATGAAGTGCAGGAATTCGAAGAAGCACGGGAAATCAGGGAAACATCATTCCGTATTGAAGGAGCCTGGTAG
- the nadC gene encoding carboxylating nicotinate-nucleotide diphosphorylase, with the protein MDWHSRRITEILERALLEDRATRDATTQACIDPRMRATATIHAKQDCILSGLGIVNRILEIYSTLDKSVVGHHEVISHPEIFDGVRLHDRQAVAVIRHNARVILSCERVILNLLQRMSGIATTTRRYVDAIAGTKTRILDTRKTVPGLRLLDKYGVRCGGGHNHRLDLSDGVLIKNNHISLGGGIERVLKRAHEARVGSQPIEIEVRTLEELEEALANGAEAILLDNMDPASVRKAVERVANHTRRIPLEASGGMTLQNVRSYAETGVDYISVGALTHSPQAVDMSMKITPALF; encoded by the coding sequence TTGGACTGGCACAGTCGGCGCATCACTGAAATTCTCGAGCGAGCTCTCCTCGAAGATCGTGCCACGCGCGATGCCACAACTCAGGCATGCATTGACCCCCGCATGCGAGCTACGGCTACGATTCACGCCAAACAGGACTGCATCCTCTCCGGCCTTGGCATAGTGAATCGCATTCTCGAGATCTACAGCACCCTCGACAAATCAGTAGTCGGACATCACGAAGTAATCAGCCATCCAGAGATATTCGACGGAGTCCGGCTGCATGACCGTCAGGCCGTGGCAGTCATTCGCCATAACGCACGCGTAATCCTCTCCTGTGAGCGGGTGATCCTGAATCTCCTGCAGCGCATGAGCGGCATCGCGACCACCACTCGACGATACGTGGACGCAATTGCAGGAACGAAGACACGCATTCTCGATACCCGAAAGACCGTTCCAGGATTACGCCTTCTCGATAAATACGGAGTCCGGTGTGGCGGCGGCCACAATCACAGGCTGGATCTTTCAGACGGCGTGCTGATCAAGAACAATCACATCTCGCTCGGGGGAGGAATCGAGCGCGTCCTGAAGCGGGCACATGAAGCGCGCGTAGGGTCGCAGCCCATCGAAATCGAAGTTCGCACCCTCGAGGAACTCGAAGAGGCGCTGGCCAATGGAGCGGAAGCCATCCTTCTCGATAACATGGATCCTGCCTCTGTTCGCAAAGCAGTCGAACGCGTCGCCAATCACACTCGTCGCATTCCCCTTGAAGCCTCGGGAGGCATGACCCTTCAGAATGTGCGCAGCTATGCCGAGACTGGAGTTGACTATATCTCCGTGGGCGCTCTGACGCACTCCCCGCAAGCAGTTGACATGAGCATGAAGATCACACCGGCGTTATTCTGA
- the gid gene encoding methylenetetrahydrofolate--tRNA-(uracil(54)-C(5))-methyltransferase (FADH(2)-oxidizing) TrmFO (TrmFO; Gid; glucose-inhibited division protein; similar to GidA; the gene from Bacillus subtilis encodes a tRNA-methyltransferase that utilizes folate as the carbon donor and bound flavin as reductant; modifies tRNA at position 54 (uridine) of the T-psi loop to form a C5-methyluridine), with product MKSSVAIIGAGLAGCEAAWQCARRGVKSTLYEMRPVRSTPAHRTADFGELVCSNSLKSESENTAPWLLKQEMRRAGSLLLQCADASAVPAGHALAVDRQEFSRRIMEVIAAEALIEVRRKEVTKIDETEGATIVATGPLTSDALSDEIARLTGSSHLYFYDSISPVVEAESIDHSRVYLAARYDKGTADYINCPFTKQEYDCFYDALLAAQSVEGPEWEKLNYFEGCLPIEELARRGRDTLRFGPMKPVGLRDPRSGKIPYAVVQLRSENLRANSYNLVGFQNHLKLAEQARVLRLIPGLENAKFLRYGQIHRNTYLNAPTLLRETLQMKSHPNVLFAGQICGVEGYTESIAAGLLAGIHAATLVGGEQPVPPPRDTALGSLIRYICNADAKNFQPANITFDLLPPCDDVTRRQIRDKRERHRLQCQRALASFDAWWSEISEQIPAM from the coding sequence ATGAAATCCTCCGTTGCCATCATCGGCGCCGGTCTGGCTGGCTGCGAAGCTGCGTGGCAGTGCGCGCGGCGGGGGGTGAAATCAACGCTTTACGAGATGCGCCCGGTCCGGAGCACTCCCGCTCACCGGACCGCGGATTTCGGCGAGCTGGTTTGTTCAAATTCACTCAAGAGCGAGAGTGAGAATACGGCTCCCTGGCTACTAAAACAGGAGATGCGCCGCGCTGGATCCCTCCTGCTGCAGTGTGCCGATGCCAGCGCTGTGCCGGCGGGACATGCTCTTGCCGTCGATCGTCAGGAGTTCTCGCGGCGCATCATGGAAGTCATCGCTGCAGAAGCCTTGATCGAGGTGCGACGGAAAGAGGTTACGAAGATTGACGAGACTGAGGGAGCCACGATTGTAGCGACTGGACCGCTCACTTCTGACGCGCTGTCGGATGAGATCGCTCGGTTAACCGGAAGCTCGCACCTGTATTTCTATGACTCGATCAGTCCCGTGGTGGAGGCTGAGTCAATCGATCACTCGCGTGTCTATCTCGCAGCCCGCTACGACAAAGGCACGGCAGACTACATCAATTGTCCGTTCACGAAACAAGAATATGACTGCTTCTATGATGCGCTGCTGGCTGCCCAATCGGTTGAAGGACCAGAATGGGAAAAACTCAACTACTTTGAAGGTTGTCTTCCCATCGAAGAGCTCGCCCGTCGTGGACGCGACACGTTGCGCTTCGGCCCCATGAAACCTGTGGGGCTTAGAGACCCACGCAGCGGCAAAATTCCGTACGCGGTGGTTCAGCTTCGCAGCGAAAATCTTCGCGCGAACTCTTACAATCTTGTCGGATTTCAGAATCACCTGAAGCTTGCTGAGCAGGCGCGAGTTCTTCGGCTGATTCCGGGACTCGAAAATGCGAAATTTCTGCGCTACGGGCAAATTCATCGCAATACTTACTTGAATGCTCCGACGCTCTTGCGCGAAACCTTGCAGATGAAGTCGCATCCCAATGTTCTTTTTGCGGGACAGATATGCGGTGTAGAGGGATACACCGAGTCCATCGCAGCTGGGCTGTTGGCCGGAATCCATGCTGCAACGCTTGTGGGTGGCGAGCAGCCAGTTCCTCCACCTCGCGACACTGCGCTAGGATCGCTGATCCGCTACATTTGCAATGCCGATGCCAAAAATTTCCAGCCAGCAAACATAACCTTCGATCTCCTCCCGCCATGTGACGATGTCACACGTCGTCAGATTCGCGACAAGAGGGAACGGCACCGGCTGCAGTGTCAGCGCGCGCTGGCTTCATTCGACGCATGGTGGTCTGAAATCTCTGAGCAGATTCCCGCAATGTGA
- a CDS encoding exodeoxyribonuclease VII large subunit: MSTLEQLGFTFQPQRRIFSVRDLVGMVRIAVEREYTDIWIGGEISNYRPAESGHLYFTLKDGEAQLRVVMFRTQARLLRFRPDNGMEILARGRVTVYESRGELQLIAEYLEPKGAGALQIAFEHLKAKLAAEGLFDQSRKKPIPTLPRCIGVVTSPRGAAIHDMLNVLRRRHASARLLIYPAQVQGEAAPSEVASGIRWFNRSRKVNVIVVARGGGSLEDLAAFNDERLARVIAASEVPVISAVGHETDFTIADFVADLRAATPSAAAELVISATKHLEEQISSLARRLEHGIRYRLILKRQRFQELGEHRAVLRVTDAIRRREQRLDDLSVRLFASETDVLRSYRRRLDLAAVRVRHHDLRRLFQGMQKSLRTIDAQLPRAMRLALFSRRARWEQLAARLDSLSPLKILERGYAVVFDQSGRPVVDSSRIVSGEELKVRLAKGSLEARVLKTST, encoded by the coding sequence ATGTCGACGCTTGAACAACTCGGCTTCACCTTCCAGCCACAGCGACGCATCTTTAGCGTTCGCGATCTGGTTGGAATGGTACGAATTGCGGTCGAGCGCGAGTACACCGACATCTGGATTGGAGGCGAGATCTCGAACTACCGCCCAGCGGAATCCGGACACCTCTACTTCACGCTCAAAGATGGCGAGGCTCAACTTCGTGTAGTGATGTTTCGCACCCAGGCACGCTTGCTGCGATTTCGTCCAGACAACGGCATGGAGATCCTCGCTCGGGGACGGGTTACGGTCTACGAGAGTCGCGGCGAACTGCAGCTGATAGCTGAATATCTTGAGCCGAAGGGCGCAGGTGCGCTGCAGATCGCGTTCGAACACCTGAAGGCGAAGCTCGCAGCTGAGGGCCTATTCGATCAGTCACGCAAGAAGCCGATTCCCACTCTGCCCCGCTGTATTGGCGTAGTCACTTCTCCGCGAGGGGCTGCGATTCACGACATGCTGAACGTCCTACGCAGACGCCATGCTTCGGCTCGGCTGCTGATTTATCCGGCACAGGTTCAAGGAGAGGCGGCGCCGAGTGAAGTAGCGTCCGGCATCCGTTGGTTCAATCGATCTCGCAAGGTAAATGTAATCGTGGTTGCACGCGGTGGCGGCTCACTTGAGGATCTCGCAGCATTTAATGACGAGCGGCTTGCTCGTGTAATCGCGGCATCTGAAGTGCCCGTAATTTCCGCAGTCGGGCATGAGACCGATTTCACCATCGCAGATTTTGTCGCCGATCTGCGTGCCGCGACTCCCTCCGCAGCGGCGGAGCTGGTGATTTCAGCAACAAAACATCTCGAGGAGCAGATCAGTTCGCTGGCGCGGAGGCTGGAGCATGGAATTCGTTATCGACTGATCCTCAAGCGTCAACGATTTCAGGAACTCGGCGAACATCGTGCCGTGTTGCGAGTTACGGATGCGATTCGCCGGCGGGAACAGCGTCTGGATGATCTCTCCGTACGGCTGTTCGCCTCGGAGACGGATGTGCTGCGCAGTTATCGCCGTCGTTTGGATTTGGCCGCGGTTCGCGTGCGCCATCACGATCTTCGTCGCCTCTTCCAAGGCATGCAGAAGAGTTTGCGCACAATCGATGCCCAGCTCCCACGCGCGATGCGTTTGGCTTTATTCAGTCGGCGCGCGCGCTGGGAACAGTTGGCTGCGCGTCTTGATTCCCTCTCACCGCTCAAAATCCTCGAGCGCGGTTATGCGGTTGTTTTCGACCAGTCTGGCAGGCCTGTCGTCGACTCGTCTCGCATTGTGTCTGGAGAGGAATTGAAAGTGCGCTTGGCCAAGGGAAGCCTCGAGGCCCGCGTGCTGAAAACTTCCACGTAG
- a CDS encoding DUF2905 domain-containing protein, translating into MSSFGRLLIGLGGLLIVIGLCVLLAGRTGIPLGRLPGDINYRGKNTVFFFPITTCIVLSIVLSLVIWIVNRFIR; encoded by the coding sequence GTGAGCTCCTTCGGCAGACTCTTAATCGGCCTTGGTGGGTTGCTGATCGTGATCGGTTTGTGCGTTCTCCTGGCTGGACGCACAGGAATTCCGCTTGGACGGTTGCCGGGTGACATCAATTATCGCGGCAAGAACACGGTGTTTTTCTTTCCCATTACGACGTGCATTGTCCTGAGCATTGTATTGAGTCTGGTGATCTGGATCGTGAATAGGTTTATCCGATGA